The uncultured Mailhella sp. genome segment AAATCCCGTGTGCGTTGACGCCGACGCGTTGAGCGCCAAGGCGCAGGGAATCATGGAAGAGAAGAAGATCACCTGCGTGTTTGTGGTGGACGACGAGCACAGGCCGCTCGGCATTCTGAGCATGCACGACATCCTGTAAAGACCGCGCTCTCTGCTTCAACATGGCGGGGGCGACGTTTGCGACGCGGCAGCGCGCCTGATGGACGGCCGGATTCTCCGAACGGAGGTCCGGCCGTTTTTGCGTACAAGGCGAAACAATGGATGCCCGCAGGAGAGAGCCGTGTTCCGCTTTTGGGCAGATTGTCAAATGAATTGCAACGATACAAAGCTCCGCGCTCTCATGACGAGGGCGCGGAGCTTTGTACGCTGTGCGATGCCGCTTGTCCGCGGAAGGAGAAAATGTCCGGCTACTTCCTTGCGGCCTTTGCCTGCTTCTCGAGTTCCGCCAGATCGTAGGGCGTGGACTGATACACGAAGTAGTTCAGCCAGTTGGCATAGATGAGATGGGCGTGGGCGCGCCAGGTCATGCGGGGCGGCTGACTGGGATCGTCATTCGGATAGTAGTTCTCGGGAATGTCGGGATTGAGGCCCGCGGCCACGTCGCGCAGGTATTCCTTGTTCAGTGTGTCGGCGTCGTATTCGGAGTGGCCGGTAATGAATATCTGCTTGCCGTTGTCCGTGGAGATGGCGTAGAGCCCGGCCTGCGGCGAGGACGCAAGAATCTTGAGTTCCGGCTGCTTTTCCACGTCGGCGCGGTCCACGGTAGTGTTGCGGGAATGGGGAACCATGAACACGTCGTCGAAACCGCGGAAGAGGATGGAACCCGCATGATCCACATGATGGGGGTAGATGCCGGAAAGCTTTTTGGGCAGAAGCTTTTTCTGAATGCCGTAGTGATAGTAGAGACCGGCCTGCGCGCCCCAGCAGATGTGGAAGGTGCTGTGAACGTGCGTTTTGCTCCATTCCATGATGTCGCAGAGCTCGTTCCAGTATTCGACTTCCTCAAAGGGCATGAGCTCTACGGGCGCGCCGGTGATGATCATGCCGTCGTAGTAGTTGCGGCGCACGTCGTTGAAGGTCTTGTAGAAGGAAAGCAGATGGCTGCGCGGCGTGTTTTTGGACTCGTGGCTGGAGGTGTGGATAAGTTCAAGTTCCACTTGAAGGGGCGTGTTGCCGAGCAGCCGGGAAAGCTGGGTTTCCGTGGCGATTTTGGTAGGCATGAGGTTGAGCAGAAGTATCTTCAGCGGGCGGATATCCTGCGTGACGGCGCGCGTTTCGGTAATGACGAAGATGTTTTCGTTGTTGAGGGTTTTTACGGCGGGAAGTTCGTTGGGAATTTTGATGGGCATGGCATCCTCCCGGATGGCGGACGGAAAAGTGCGGGAAGCCGGCGGTCGGACACGGCAAAAGGGCCTTCCGACGCGCGTCGGAAGGCCCGGAACATCAGCGGTTGGCGTCCAGAGCCTGAGCGATGTCGGCGATGAGATCCTCGGCGTTTTCTATGCCGCAGGAGAAGCGCACGAGTTCGGGCAGAATGCCGCACTTGCGCAGTTCATCGTCGTTCATCTGGCGATGCGTGGCGCTCGCAGGATGCAGGCAGCAGGTGCGGGCGTCGGCCACGTGGGTTTCGATGGCGGCGATGCGCAGATGCTTCATGAAGTTTTCCGCAGCCTTGCGGCCGCCCTTCACGCCGAAGCTCACCACGCCGCAGGAGCCGTTGGGAAGATACTTCTGCGCGAGTTCGTAGTACTTGTCGCCGGGCAGACCGGGGTAGCGCACCCAGTCGACCATGTCGCTCTGGCTGAGATACTTGGCCACGGCCAGACCGTTTTCGCAGTGACGGGCCATGCGAACGTGCAGGCTTTCCAGACCGAGATTCAGCAGGAAGGCGTTCTGCGGAGCCTGAATGGCGCCGAAGTCGCGCATGAGCTGAG includes the following:
- the metA gene encoding homoserine O-succinyltransferase, whose amino-acid sequence is MPIKIPNELPAVKTLNNENIFVITETRAVTQDIRPLKILLLNLMPTKIATETQLSRLLGNTPLQVELELIHTSSHESKNTPRSHLLSFYKTFNDVRRNYYDGMIITGAPVELMPFEEVEYWNELCDIMEWSKTHVHSTFHICWGAQAGLYYHYGIQKKLLPKKLSGIYPHHVDHAGSILFRGFDDVFMVPHSRNTTVDRADVEKQPELKILASSPQAGLYAISTDNGKQIFITGHSEYDADTLNKEYLRDVAAGLNPDIPENYYPNDDPSQPPRMTWRAHAHLIYANWLNYFVYQSTPYDLAELEKQAKAARK